The Candidatus Omnitrophota bacterium genome has a window encoding:
- a CDS encoding RluA family pseudouridine synthase, with protein MKNDTIPLKRFINPRKGMRLDTFLQSRIEGHSRSFIQFLIKTGNVKVDGKTEKKHHKLKGNEEISVNLIADPATNVKAEKVNFKVIHEEESFLIISKPSGIITHPAGRNSSGTLLQGLLFKYPQLNDWKGLGKPGLVHRLDRETSGLMIVAKTANAQKIIMKQFSDRTVAKHYLALCDGKVTSSQFIEASIKRNDFNRTAFSVEADGKNAKTYIRPVAQFPGKTLLLIKIFTGRTHQIRVHLSHIGYPVSGDIKYGGSPDARIMLHSYSIGFNHPENGKRLYFKTDLPEDFPDAKSLSV; from the coding sequence ATGAAAAACGATACGATCCCCCTCAAGCGCTTTATAAATCCCAGGAAAGGGATGCGGCTGGACACATTCCTTCAGTCAAGGATAGAAGGGCACTCTCGGTCATTCATACAATTTTTGATAAAAACGGGCAATGTAAAAGTTGACGGAAAAACTGAAAAAAAACATCACAAACTGAAAGGCAACGAGGAAATATCCGTCAACCTGATAGCCGACCCCGCCACAAATGTGAAAGCGGAAAAAGTTAATTTCAAAGTAATTCACGAAGAAGAAAGCTTTCTCATCATTTCCAAGCCTTCGGGGATCATAACGCATCCCGCCGGAAGAAACTCGTCGGGCACGCTGCTCCAGGGGCTGCTCTTCAAATATCCCCAGCTCAACGACTGGAAGGGGCTGGGCAAGCCGGGACTCGTGCACCGTCTGGACAGGGAAACATCCGGCCTGATGATCGTGGCAAAAACGGCAAACGCCCAGAAAATAATTATGAAACAGTTTTCCGACAGGACCGTCGCCAAACACTATTTAGCCCTTTGTGACGGAAAAGTGACATCCAGCCAGTTCATAGAGGCGTCTATAAAAAGAAACGACTTCAACAGGACCGCTTTTTCCGTAGAAGCTGACGGAAAAAACGCAAAAACCTATATAAGGCCCGTGGCGCAGTTCCCCGGAAAAACGCTTCTGCTGATCAAGATATTCACCGGGCGCACCCATCAGATCAGGGTGCATCTCTCCCACATCGGCTATCCCGTTTCAGGCGACATAAAATACGGCGGTTCGCCGGATGCGCGTATAATGCTGCACTCGTATTCTATAGGTTTTAATCATCCCGAAAACGGAAAACGGCTTTATTTTAAAACAGATCTTCCCGAAGATTTCCCCGACGCAAAAAGCCTCAGTGTATAA